A stretch of Rhododendron vialii isolate Sample 1 chromosome 4a, ASM3025357v1 DNA encodes these proteins:
- the LOC131322677 gene encoding fimbrin-1-like produces the protein MSSFVGVLVSDQWLQSQFTQVELRSLKSKFISLKNRNGKVTIGDLPPLMVKLKAFGEMFKEAEIGEILAESGSVDNEIDFEGFLRMYLNLQSQAAAKLGGPKNSSSFLKATTTTHLHTISESEKASYVAHINSYLRDDPFLKQFLPIDPATNALFDLAKDGVLLCKLINVAVPGTIDDRAINTKRVLNPWERNENHTLCLNSAKAIGCTVVNIGEQDLVDGRPHLLLGLISQIIKIQLLADLNLRKTPQLVELVEDNNDVEDLMGLAPEKVLLKWMNFHLKKAGYNKSVSNFSSDLKDGEAYAYLLNVLAPEHCSPATLDAKDPAERANLVLEHAERMDCKRYLTPKDIVEGSTNLNLAFVAQIFHQRNGLSTDNKISFAEMMTDDEQTSRDERCFRLWINSLGIATYVNNLFEDVRNGWILLEVLDKISSGSVNWKQATKPPIKMPFRKVENCNQVIKIGKQLKFSLVNVAGNDVVQGNKKLILAFLWQLMRFNMLQLLKNLRSHSRGKEFTDADILNWANKKVKSRGRTSYMESFRDKNLSNGLFFLDLLSAVEPRVVNWNLVTKGESDEEKKLNATYIISVARKLGCSIFLLPEDIIQVNQKMILTLTASIMYWSLQQSVEDSDSSPSPAPSVNSEDESSLGGEVSNLTIDDAASDTTVSSQFENEDPIVAFNISAASNIANEDTPVASNNTTEDTPVASGNTTEDTPVVTPDAGVPPPTENEDSPVKE, from the exons ATGTCTAGTTTTGTGGGTGTTCTTGTTTCTGATCAATGGCTTCAAAGCCAGTTCACTCAGGTCGAACTTCGCAGTCTCAAATCCAAA TTTATTTCACTGAAGAATCGGAATGGTAAAGTTACGATTGGAGATTTACCACCTTTAATGGTGAAACTGAAAGCTTTCGGAGAGATGTTTAAAGAGGCTGAGATTGGGGAAATATTGGCCGAATCGGGTTCTGTTGATAACGAGATCGATTTTGAAGGTTTCCTCCGG ATGTACTTGAATTTGCAATCTCAAGCTGCAGCAAAATTGGGTGGTCCGAAGAACTCCTCATCTTTCCTTAAGGCCACCACAACCACCCATCTTCATACTATTAGTGAATCAGAGAAAGCATCTTATGTTGCTCATATCAACAGCTATCTCAGGGACGATCCATTTTTGAAGCAATTTCTTCCTATTGATCCAGCTACCAATGCTCTTTTTGATCTTGCAAAAGATGGAGTACTTCTATG TAAGCTTATCAATGTTGCCGTCCCGGGCACTATAGATGACCGAGCTatcaacaccaaaagggtactcAACCCCTGGGAAAGGAATGAAAATCATACTCTGTGTCTCAACTCGGCAAAGGCTATTGGCTGCACTGTGGTTAATATTGGCGAGCAGGACCTAGTTGACGGGAGA CCTCATCTCCTGCTTGGGTTGATTAGTCAAATTATAAAG ATCCAACTGTTGGCGGATCTGAACCTTAGGAAGACACCGCAGCTTGTGGAATTGGTGGAAGACAACAAT GATGTTGAGGATCTTATGGGACTAGCCCCTGAAAAGGTCTTGTTGAAATGGATGAATTTCCATCTCAAGAAAGCAGGCTACAACAAAAGTGTATCGAATTTCTCTTCTGACTTAAAG GATGGAGAAGCTTATGCTTATCTGCTTAATGTTCTTGCCCCAGAACATTGCAGTCCAGCCACTTTAGATGCCAAGGATCCTGCTGAAAGGGCTAATTTGGTACTTGAGCATGCAGAGAGGATGGACTGCAAAAGATACTTGACCCCCAAGGATATCGTTGAGGGCTCAACAAATTTAAATCTGGCATTTGTTGCTCAGATATTCCATCAAAG GAATGGCCTTTCTACAGACAACAAAATCTCTTTTGCAGAGATGATGACGGATGATGAGCAAACGTCTAGAGATGAAAGATGCTTTCGACTGTGGATCAATAGCCTTGGAATTGCCACCTATGTTAATAATTTGTTTGAGGATGTCAGAAATGG ATGGATACTTTTGGAAGTGCTAGATAAAATTTCTTCAGGATCAGTTAACTGGAAGCAGGCAACAAAACCTCCTATAAAAATGCCATTTAGGAAAGTGGAGAATTGCAACCAAGTTATCAAGATTGGAAAGCAATTGAAGTTTTCCCTTGTCAATGTTGCGGGAAACGATGTTGTGCAAGGGAACAAAAAGCTTATACTTG CTTTCCTGTGGCAGTTGATGCGGTTCAATATGCTTCAACTCCTGAAGAACTTGAGGTCCCATTCTCGAGGGAAGGAGTTTACTGATGCTGACATCCTTAATTGGGcaaacaaaaaagtgaaaagccGTGGCAGAACCTCCTATATGGAGAGTTTTAGG GATAAGAACCTTTCAAATGGACTattcttccttgatcttctcaGTGCCGTTGAACCAAGGGTTGTCAACTGGAACCTTGTAACCAAGGGTGAAAGCG ACGAGGAGAAGAAATTGAATGCTACATACATAATCAGTGTTGCTCGAAAGCTTGGATGTTCTATTTTCTTGTTGCCTGAGGACATTATCCAG GTAAATCAAAAGATGATCCTTACCCTTACAGCCAGCATCATGTATTGGAGCCTCCAACAATCGGTGGAAGATTCGGATTCATCTCCGTCCCCTGCACCGTCTGTTAATAGTGAAGATGAAAGTTCTCTGGGAGGTGAAGTCTCAAACTTGACTATTGATGATGCGGCCTCTGATACGACGGTCTCCTCACAGTTTGAAAACGAGGACCCCATTGTTGCTTTCAACATTTCCGCTGCCTCAAACATTGCAAATGAGGACACCCCTGTTGCTTCCAATAACACAACCGAGGACACCCCTGTTGCTTCCGGTAATACAACCGAGGACACTCCTGTCGTCACCCCTGATGCTGGAGTCCCGCCACCGACTGAAAACGAGGATTCTCCCGTGAAAGAATGA